GACTTCTAGACGACATCCCTGTAAAAGATATCCTTCGTTTCGAAGCTGAAATCACAAGCTGGCTCGAGTCAAATCACACTGAAGTGTTTGATCATATCCGTACGACAAAAGATCTTCCGTCTGATGAAGTGATGAAAGATGCAATCAACGCATTCAAGAAGAACTTCGTACCTTCCGAGTGATTTGGATACTGATCTAATTAAACAATAAGGTGGTGAATTGCCAGTGGTATCATTACGCGATATTGAAAACCGTATTAAATCGACAAAGAAGACGAGTCAGATTACGAAAGCGATGCAATTAGTATCGGCTTCCAAATTGACCCGTGCGGAAATGAATGCAAAAGCGTTCGTTCCTTACATGGATAAAATCGAGGAAGTGGTCGGCGCCATCGCAAGCGCGACGAGCGACTCCGGGCATCCAATGCTCGTGAACCGTCCAGTGAAGAAGACAGGTTATATTGTCGTGTCTTCCGACCGCGGTCTCGTAGGAGGCTACAATGCCAACATCTTCCGTACAGCAAGACGTGCGATCGAGCAACGCCATGCTTCGAAGGATGACGTGAAAATCGTCGCCATCGGACGCAAGGGGCTTGAGTTTTTCGAGCGTCTCGGATACGAAGTCGTTGAAAGCCTTGTCGGCGTATCGGACCACCCTTCTTTCGATGAAATAAAAGCAATCGCGAATCGAGCTGTTGGCATGTTCACAGAAGGCGAATTCGATGAAGTGTATTTGTATTACAGCCACTTCGTCTCCGCCATCTCCAGTGAAGTGACGGAAAAGAAATTGCTTCCGCTCACGGACCTTTCATCAGCGTCAGCATTGACTTCGTATGAGTTTGAGCCTTCCGCGGAAGCGATTCTTGAAACGCTTCTTCCGCAATACGCGGAAAGCCTCATCTACGGAGCAGTGCTTGATGGAAAAGCGAGCGAACATGCTTCCAGTATGACAGCGATGAAGACTGCTACGGATAATGCAGGCGAGTTGATCGATTCATTGAGTCTTCAATTCAACCGTGCACGCCAAGCAGCAATTACGCAAGAAATCACAGAAATTGTCGGCGGAGTTGCCGCTCTTGAATAATGCAATTTGAACGGGAAAGTAAGACAGGAGGGAAAAGCATGAGTAACGGACAAATACTTCAAGTTATGGGTCCAGTTGTTGACGTGAAATTCGAAAACGGCCAACTTCCGGAAATCTATAATGCTTTGAAGGTCCAAATCCAACGTCCGAACGAACAACCTGAAACGTTGACGCTTGAAGTTGCACTCCACCTTGGGGACGACTCGGTGCGTACGATTGCAATGTCATCCACTGATGGCCTTCAACGTGGCGCTGCAGTTACAGACACTGGCGCAGCTATTTCGGTTCCGGTCGGCGACGTGACACTTGGACGTGTATTCAACGTACTTGGAGAGATCATCGACCTTGGAGAGGAAGTTCCGGCATCCGAACGCCGCGACCCGATCCACCGTCTCGCTCCACAATTCGAAGACCTTTCAACGAATGTTGAAATCCTTGAAACAGGTATTAAAGTTGTCGACTTGCTTGCACCATACATCAAAGGTGGTAAAATCGGCCTCTTCGGTGGTGCTGGTGTAGGTAAGACTGTCCTTATCCAGGAATTGATCAACAACATCGCACAAGAACACGGCGGTATCTCCGTATTCGCCGGTGTTGGCGAGCGTACACGTGAAGGGAACGACTTGTTCTATGAAATGACGGATTCCGGCGTTATTACAAAAACGGCAATGGTATTCGGACAAATGAACGAGCCGCCTGGCGCACGTATGCGTGTTGCTTTGACTGGTTTGACAATGGCAGAATATTTCCGTGACGAACAAGGCGCGGACGTTCTTCTATTCATCGATAACATTTTCCGCTTTACACAAGCAGGTTCTGAAGTATCCGCACTTCTTGGACGTATGCCATCTGCAGTTGGTTACCAACCAACACTTGCAACTGAGATGGGTCAGCTTCAAGAGCGTATCACTTCAACTAACGTAGGTTCTGTTACTTCTATCCAAGCGATCTACGTACCAGCCGATGACTATACGGACCCGGCTCCGGCTACGACATTCGCTCACTTGGATGCAACAACGAACCTTGAGCGTAAACTATCAGAAATGGGTATCTACCCAGCGGTTGACCCACTTGCTTCCACTTCTCGCGCACTAAGCCCTGATATCGTTGGCGAAGAGCATTACGAAGTGGCTCGTCAAGTACAATCGACGCTGCAACGATACCGTGAACTTCAAGATATCATCGCGATCCTCGGTATGGACGAGCTTAGCGAAGACGACAAACTTGTCGTAGGACGCGCACGACGCATCCAGTTCTTCCTATCGCAAAACTTCCACGTTGCCGAGCAGTTCACAGGTCAAAAAGGTTCTTACGTGCCTGTAGCTGAAACAGTTCAAGGCTTCAAGGAAATCTTGGAAGGCCGCTATGACCACCTTCCGGAAGATGCATTCCGTCTCGTCGGACGCATCGAAGAAGTCATCGAAAAAGCAAAAGGTATGGGCGTGGAAGTATAATCTACAGGATCAGGAGGGAAACAAATGAAGACAATTAAAGTCAATATCGTCACTCCCGACGGACCTGTTAGTGAAACTGAAGCGGATATGGTGATCGCCGCCACGGAATCTGGTGAAATCGGGATCCTCCCCGGCCATATCGCAATGGTTGCACCACTCCAAATCGGTGCCCTTCGCCTGAAAAAAGACAACTCGACTGTAAATGTCGCCGTCCATGGCGGGTTCATCGAAGTTCGTCCGGATGTTGTCACCGTTTTAGCACAACAAGCTGAATTGGCTTCTGACATCGACATCGATCGCGCCAAACGCGCAGCGAAGCGTGCGGAACAAGCACTACAAGCAAAAGCGGATAAACTTGAAGCACAACTGGTGGAACTCGACCTCAAACGGGCCATCACCCGCATCAACGTTTATGATATGAAATAATAGCTTTGACTGGTTGGCGGGCAGAGGGAGTCTTTCTTCTGCCCGCGTTTTAATGCTTGCGGACGGGCTTCACGCGCTCATAAAACCGCATCAAAAGGAGGCAGGACTATGAACGACGTATTTGCACACAACCCGATGCTTGCCATCGTCTCGCATATTTTCTTCATCGGCCTGTCATTTTATGCACTGCAAGCGATCATGCCGGAGAAAATCATTAAAAAGCACCATGTTTTTCAAGCGCAATTGCTCTTTATTTTATTGAGTTTTGCGATCGGTTCAACCGTATCAAATTTCTTTTTGGACATATCCTATTGGTCAGGAAGGATTCCTACTTTATTTAATTGACATTGTTTGGTGGAATGAAAATCGGGTACATAGTCAGTAGGCTAATGTCTCAGTCAAAACTACTCATATGCCACGGAATCCATGTCATCGCCGCGTCTACATCCAGATGTGAACGGGGCGATGGCATGAAATTAAAATAATAATGTTTAATTTCCGACAAGTTATGGGAATTACATAAGTGTCAATTGGCAATTGCCTAACCATCAATGAACACAAAACGACAAATGGGTACATATTATAGACTATCTTGTAGATAGACGGGAAAATAGCTCTGTAGTTACTTGTTTAATAATGTAGAGCGTTGTAGAATAGTATGTGTTTTTATGTTTAATTTATGATGCGAAAAATCAAATGAAAATTATGGCAAATATTATAAATACTGAGTCGGAGGGGCTTTTTGTGGACAAAATAATTATTAATGGTGGACGCGTTCTTCACGGAAATGTACGTGTGGAAGGCGCTAAAAATGCGGTGCTGCCTATCTTGGCTGCTGCATTGCTCGCGTCGGATGGTCCTAATATCATTCGCGACGTACCGAATCTGTCGGATGTCTCCACGATCAACGAAGTAGTCAAGAGCCTGGATGCGAAGGTCGTTTACGATCCATCCAGAGGGCAAGTAATTATTGATTCAACGGAAAAACTCGCTAGTGAAGCACATTTCGAATATGTACGTAAAATGCGTGCGTCAATTTTGGTTATGGGACCATTACTCGCGCGCAACGGTTTTGCACGTGTAGCTCTACCGGGAGGATGCGCTATCGGCTCACGTCCGATCGATCAGCATCTAAAAGGGTTCGAAGCGATGGGCGCTGAAATCACATTTGGACATGGACATGTTGAAGCGAAAGCGGAGAATGGTCTAAAAGGTGCCAAAATCTATTTGGACTTCCCAAGCGTTGGCGCTACTGAAAATATCATGACAGCTGCAGCCTTGGCAAAAGGGACGACAGTTATCGAAAACGCGGCGAAAGAGCCGGAAATTGTCGATTTAGCGAACTTCATCAATGAAATGGGCGGAAGAGTCATCGGTGCCGGAACGGATGCAATCCGTATTGAAGGTGTCGAGAAGCTTCACGGAACCATTCATCATATTATTCCAGACCGCATCGAAACAGGCACATTCATGGTCGCTGCGGCAATTACGGGCGGAGATGTGACGATCGAAAACGCAGTTCCTGAACATAACGCTGCACTCATTTCCAAACTTGGTGAAATGGGCGTTAAAATTACGGAATTGGACGAAGGCTTGCGCATCCAAGCGAAGCATCCGTTGAAAGCGGTCGACCTGAAAACAATGCCGCACCCTGGATTCCCGACAGACATGCAATCACAAATGATGGCACTTATGCTGACGGCATCCGGAACAGGAGTGCTCACGGAAACGGTATTTGAAAACCGCTTCATGCACGTCGAAGAATTCCGCCGCATGAACGCGAGCGTCAAAATTGAAGGACGCTCGGTCATCATCTCGGGTCCATCCGATCTGCAAGGGGCTGAAGTTGCGGCGACTGACTTGCGTGCAGCAGCTGCCCTCATCTTGGCAGGCCTTGTTGCGGAAGGCGTTACACGCGTAACGGAACTGGATCATCTGGATCGCGGCTATGTAGATTTCCATAAGAAATTGAAAGCGCTCGGTGCAGACATCGAACGCGTTTCAACGGAAGAAACGAAGAAAGAAGCAGAGAAGCAACTCGTATAAACAGCACTCTTCATACTCTTATTCGTAGACTCCAAAAACTGCTCCTTGCCATATCGGTGAGGGGCAGTTTTTTTGAATGAAATACGGTCCTTCATCATACAATCGAATATGGACAAACTACTAGCCGTTTTATTCATCGTACTACTATTTTTTATTCCCATCCTCATGAAAACGACCGTCGAACCGAAGAACAGCGTGGCAAAGGAAGATCCGTGCGTAATCACTATCACTGTGGAAGGGGTGGACAAGCCTATGCCGCTTGAGGAGTATGTTTTGGGAGTCGTCGCCGGCGAAATGCCGATAGGCTTCCATAACGAAGCCTTAAGGGCACAAGCGATTGCGGCTCGGACATATGTACTGCGGACGACAGATAGCGGAAAAAAGCCGATCGATGCGACCGTCTCCGCACAAGTATATAAAACCGCAGCAGAACGGAAGGAACGCTGGGGAAAGAACTTCAAGGAAAACGAGAAGAAGCTACGGGAAATCGTCGCGACGACCGAAGGGGACACGATCGTATATGGTGATGAAATGATCACCGCCATGTTTTTTTCGACATCCAATGGGAAGACTGAGACTGCGCAAAACTACAGCGGCAACCCGATTCCATACTTGCAGAGCGTCGAAAGCCCGGGAGAGGAAGTCGTCGAAGCGAAAGTGGAACGGCACATCGAAATGCCGATAGCGAAGTGGAATGAAGCGCTCGGATCCGTTTGGAAAGCCGATCAGTTCAAAAGCCTCCAGCTCGTCCGCAATCAAACGGGACGCGTGCAAAAAGCAGTGTCAATCGGCTTCGAAAAGAGCGGCCGTGAAATGCGGGATGCACTCGGGCTCGCATCAACAGACTTTGATATCGCATACGACGTCACAAACGAAATCGTCCTCATCACGACGAAGGGATACGGGCATGGGGTCGGCATGAGCCAATACGGCGCCGAAGCCTTTGCCCAGAAAGGATGGACCGCTGAAAACATACTGACCTACTATTATTCCGGCACGATAATAAAAAAGTTTGAAGTAGACGAATCTGAATGTTTAAAAACGTCAACACTTGCAAACAATAGCAAGTGAGGTGATGATAATGCGAGAAGAAAAACCGAAATCCCCTTCTCAGAAGAATAAGAGTCAGAAGAATAGATGGTTCTGGCCGGCCATCTACGCGGGAATCGCGATCGTCTTCGTCGGCATGATTTGGGGCTACAATGCCTTCATCCAAAAGGGCCCGAACGAAACTGCCGACGTCGCAACAGATCCGAATGCACCGCCGCTCGTCGAAACAAATGCTGCAAACGAAGTACTCAAATTCCCGTTCAAAGAGGACCAACTCGATGACGTGGCGATTATACAAGAGTACTATGATGCAGAAGCCAATGAAGAGTCGCGAGAAAATGCACTCCTTGTCTTCAACCAAACGTACAAGACAAACACAGGTATTACGCTCTCGATGGATGACCAACCATTTGAAGTCGTCGCTGCCCTTAGCGGAACAGTGAAAGAAGTCATTATCGATCAATTCCAAGGCAGCAGAATCACAATCGACCACGCCAACGGAATGACAACTATTTACAGCTCCTTGACTGGCATCCTCGTCAAAGAAGGCGACGAAGTCACTCAAGGTCAATCTCTCGGAACTGCTACAAGCAACGAATGGAACACAGTAGCCGGTACACACCTGCACTTCGAAGTGCACAAGGACGGCAACCCAGTCAACCCGCGCTCATTACTAGGATTTTAAACGACCAAACCACTCTCCGTTGCGAGAGTGGTTTTTGTGTTTTTGCAAGCATTTTGCGCGACCGAAAGAGTTGTTTTCCATCAAAGGTTTCCGCGGAAATTGCTATTTACTATGTTATACGTAATCGCGTTGAATGCTTTTTTCCAATTAAGGGGGATTGTACAAAGGCCCATTCTTTGTGCTTCAAGGTCCATTCTTTGCGTGCTAAGGTCCGTTCTTTATGAGCCAGGGCCCATTCCTAACGCTTCAAGGTCCATTCTACGACGCAAGGGTCCATTCTTTCCAGATCAGGGTCCATTTATCACACTTCAAGGTCCATTCGTTCAAAGTTGGACATGCATATCTCACTTACGACCATCTCCCTGCTGTGATCAACACGCCATTTTCGACAAAATTCGTCAGACTATTTCAAATTCAGATAAGACAGGATACAATGGAGGCGAGGTGATGATGTGCTAATTAAGAAACGGAAAAAGAACTTGGAAATTGACGGTCTAATCGCTTTGGACAAACGATTACGTAAGGGGGATGAAAATAGGATAAGGATTGAGGAGCGACTTTATAACTTACAAGCCGGTTTTGGGGGCGAGACACAATATGATAAATATGTAACGGAATTTAAACCACGGTATCCTCATGCCATTTTACACGATGTCACACTCTGTGAGGACAAGATATTTTTTCAAATGGATTCAATATTGATTACACCTGCATTTATCGTCATATCTGAAGTGAAAAACATTGCAGACAAAATTGTAGTTAAATCAAATCCGCTACAGTTTATCAAAGAGCATTCCAATGGAAGACGCCAGCCCTTAAAAAATCCGATTGTAGAGTTGGAACGGAAAATATATCTTTTTGAAAACTGGTTAAAAAAACGGAAAATAGAAATCCCGATAAAGGGAATCGTCGCATTTGCATATAATAACGAATTGAATATAGAGGAAACTCCAAGTATGGACATCATGTTTACCTACGAAGTTGCCGCACATTTTAGATCATTGCCGGTTGCTAAAGAAATTTTGAGCAAGCCGGAAATCCACTCACTCGCAAGAAAAGTTGTGAATAGCCACCAAGAATACAACCCGTTTCCTTTAATTAAAAGATATGATATACAGCCAGCTCATATATTACCAGGCGTTATTTGTCCGAAATGCAATCATTTGCCGATGAGATGGATGCAAAAAAAGTGGATTTGCCGACCTTGTGGATATACAGGTAAAAATGATCATGAGAGTGCTTTGAAAGACTGGTCAATGTTAATCAAGAGAAGTATTACGAATAGAGAGTTTCGCTATTTCACCCAATTAGAAAATCGCAATACTGCTAAAAAGTTGTTGGCGCGATCACCTATTGAACTGCAAGGAATTGGTCGTTCTTCTAAATATGAAATCATCTTGGAACACTTTATCCAGATAGAAGAGAAACAGGAGACTATACATTAATTAGATGCTAGGCATTTTTCTTTAAGGCACGTTCCGATTCTATGAAATCCTTAAAATGGACAAGGCATTTGGCGCGAGTTTTTTCAGCCGAGGTAGATAATGAAGTGCCGCGGGAATTCTTGAATTATCTTATACCCTGTCGCGATTAATGCAATAGAAATTAAATGTTTTTGTGGCAAGGTCCATTCTTTCGCGTTCAAGGTCCATTCTTTCTCACAAGGGCCCATTCTTTCGCGTTCAAGGTCCATTCTATCTCACAAGGGCCCATTCTTTCGCGTTCAAAGTCCATTTATTTTCACAAGGGCCCATTCTTTCGGGTTCAAGATCCATTCTTTCTCACCAGGGTCCATTCTTCAGCGTTCAAGGTCCATTCTTTCTCACAAGGGACCATTCTTTAGCGTTCAAGGTCCATTCTTTCTCACTAGGGTCCATTCTATCGCGTTCAAGGTCCATTCTTTCTCACTAGGGTCCATTCTATCGCGTTCAAGGTCCATTCTATCTCACAAGGTCCCATTCTTTCGCGTTCAAGGTCCATTCTTTCTCACCAGGGTCCATTCTTTCGCGTTCAAGGTCCATTCTTCCGCGCACAGAGTCCATTCATTGTATGGAGCAAAGAAGCAGACCTCCTCAATTGTCAAAAGCATTCAGCGCGAGTTGTTTCAGCCAAGGTAGATAACGAGGCGCCGCGGGAATCTGCACCCGACAAAACAATAACCCCGCCACTCCAGCTTTGACATAACCGCCGTCGCCGCGGCATAAGATAAAGGAAGAAACGGAGCTGACAGGAAAGGAAGAGGGCGTGCACGAGCAAATTCGGAGGCGATGCGTGCGCCTCGGCAAAATGTTGCTGGACACAGGACTTACCGTACGGGCGCTGGCGAAATCGACGGGCTATTCGAAAAGCACGGTCCATAAAGACTTGACGGAACGGCTGCCGAATGTGGATGTGGAGTTGTCTGAAGAAGTCGCCAAAGTACTTGCCTATCATAAGTCTGTCAGACATTTAAGAGGCGGTGAAGCAACAAGGATGAAATGGATGAATGAAAATAAGAAAGCCCGCAACACGTAACGGGAACAGACGGGGACCATCGACCATCCTTGCAGGAAGGCGGAAACCCTGTCTTTTCGCATGGAAAAAAACCAGTCGGGATGATGAATAAAAACGAATATTGTCGTAAGGAATAGTTAATGAATTCACCCATGCCTTTTAGATTGTAATGAAAAAGGCCTACATAAAAACGGTCGTCAAAATACGGACTTCCCAAAATACCCTGTAAAAAACCCCCATTCGACACCATTCGGCAAGCCCTAAATAACTGTATGAATAAATACAAAATTACTGTCAATATTTGTGTTCATTAAAGAATCATTATGGTACAATCTATAGTTAGGAGAATAACGACCGAACTGAAGTTGGAAGGGGAAACGGGATTGATGTTTGCAAAGGATATCGGAATCGACCTAGGGACTGCGAATGTGTTGATTCACGTAAAAGGGAAAGGCATCGTTCTTGACGAGCCTGCAGTCGTAGCGATCGACAAACATTCAAACAAAGTATTGGCGGTTGGTGAAGAAGCGTTTAAAATGGTAGGAAGGACACCTGGCAACATTATTGCCATCCGTCCGATGAAAGACGGCGTCATCGCCGATTTCGACGTGACGGAGATGATGCTGCGCCATTTTATCAATAAACTGAATGTCAAAGGATTCCTTTCGAAGCCGCGGATCCTCGTCTGCTGCCCGACGAACATTACGAATGTCGAGCAGAAAGCGATCCAGGATGCTGCGGAAAAATCCGGCGGCCAAAAAGTATATCTTGAAGAAGAACCGAAAGTCGCGGCAATCGGCGCTGGCATGGATATCTTCCAGCCGAGCGGCAATATGGTCATCGATATCGGCGGCGGAACTACAGATGTCGCAGTATTGTCAATGGGCGATATCGTCACATCCGAATCAATCAAGGCCGCTGGCGACTTGTTTGACAACGACATCATTCAATCGATAAAGAAAAGATATAAATTGCTCATTGGGGAGCGTACGGCGGAAACGATCAAGATCGAAATCGCGACCGTCTTTCCGGGCGGCCGGAAGGAACAGATGGACATTCGCGGCCGCGATATGGTAAGTGGACTCCCTCGCACCATTACAATCAACTCAGATGAAATACGTGAGGCGCTCAGCGAATCGGTCGGCATGATTGTCCAATCCGCGAAAAACGTACTGGAGAAAACACCGCCCGAGCTATCCGCGGACATTATCGACCGAGGCGTATTCCTTACAGGAGGCGGCGCCCTGTTGCACGGGATAGACACACTGCTCGCAGAGGAATTGAAAGTGCCGGTATTCATCTCGGATAATCCACTAAGCTGTGTGGCGATTGGGACGGGTATCCTCCTCGACAACATCGGCAAAAAAGGCCGTTACTAATTAAAATCTTTTTGATCCATCCGATATATAAGAGAAGAACGAAATATGAAAGGAGGCGGGTGCCATATGTTCCGTGGCTTTTACACAGTCGGTTCCGGCATGATCGCGCAGCAGCGCAGGACGGAAATGCTGGCTAACAACATCGCGAACGCCAATACACCAGGATTCAAAGCCG
The sequence above is drawn from the Sporosarcina luteola genome and encodes:
- the atpG gene encoding ATP synthase F1 subunit gamma codes for the protein MVSLRDIENRIKSTKKTSQITKAMQLVSASKLTRAEMNAKAFVPYMDKIEEVVGAIASATSDSGHPMLVNRPVKKTGYIVVSSDRGLVGGYNANIFRTARRAIEQRHASKDDVKIVAIGRKGLEFFERLGYEVVESLVGVSDHPSFDEIKAIANRAVGMFTEGEFDEVYLYYSHFVSAISSEVTEKKLLPLTDLSSASALTSYEFEPSAEAILETLLPQYAESLIYGAVLDGKASEHASSMTAMKTATDNAGELIDSLSLQFNRARQAAITQEITEIVGGVAALE
- the atpD gene encoding F0F1 ATP synthase subunit beta; translated protein: MSNGQILQVMGPVVDVKFENGQLPEIYNALKVQIQRPNEQPETLTLEVALHLGDDSVRTIAMSSTDGLQRGAAVTDTGAAISVPVGDVTLGRVFNVLGEIIDLGEEVPASERRDPIHRLAPQFEDLSTNVEILETGIKVVDLLAPYIKGGKIGLFGGAGVGKTVLIQELINNIAQEHGGISVFAGVGERTREGNDLFYEMTDSGVITKTAMVFGQMNEPPGARMRVALTGLTMAEYFRDEQGADVLLFIDNIFRFTQAGSEVSALLGRMPSAVGYQPTLATEMGQLQERITSTNVGSVTSIQAIYVPADDYTDPAPATTFAHLDATTNLERKLSEMGIYPAVDPLASTSRALSPDIVGEEHYEVARQVQSTLQRYRELQDIIAILGMDELSEDDKLVVGRARRIQFFLSQNFHVAEQFTGQKGSYVPVAETVQGFKEILEGRYDHLPEDAFRLVGRIEEVIEKAKGMGVEV
- a CDS encoding F0F1 ATP synthase subunit epsilon; translation: MKTIKVNIVTPDGPVSETEADMVIAATESGEIGILPGHIAMVAPLQIGALRLKKDNSTVNVAVHGGFIEVRPDVVTVLAQQAELASDIDIDRAKRAAKRAEQALQAKADKLEAQLVELDLKRAITRINVYDMK
- a CDS encoding DUF1146 family protein, whose product is MNDVFAHNPMLAIVSHIFFIGLSFYALQAIMPEKIIKKHHVFQAQLLFILLSFAIGSTVSNFFLDISYWSGRIPTLFN
- the murA gene encoding UDP-N-acetylglucosamine 1-carboxyvinyltransferase, encoding MDKIIINGGRVLHGNVRVEGAKNAVLPILAAALLASDGPNIIRDVPNLSDVSTINEVVKSLDAKVVYDPSRGQVIIDSTEKLASEAHFEYVRKMRASILVMGPLLARNGFARVALPGGCAIGSRPIDQHLKGFEAMGAEITFGHGHVEAKAENGLKGAKIYLDFPSVGATENIMTAAALAKGTTVIENAAKEPEIVDLANFINEMGGRVIGAGTDAIRIEGVEKLHGTIHHIIPDRIETGTFMVAAAITGGDVTIENAVPEHNAALISKLGEMGVKITELDEGLRIQAKHPLKAVDLKTMPHPGFPTDMQSQMMALMLTASGTGVLTETVFENRFMHVEEFRRMNASVKIEGRSVIISGPSDLQGAEVAATDLRAAAALILAGLVAEGVTRVTELDHLDRGYVDFHKKLKALGADIERVSTEETKKEAEKQLV
- the spoIID gene encoding stage II sporulation protein D, which encodes MNEIRSFIIQSNMDKLLAVLFIVLLFFIPILMKTTVEPKNSVAKEDPCVITITVEGVDKPMPLEEYVLGVVAGEMPIGFHNEALRAQAIAARTYVLRTTDSGKKPIDATVSAQVYKTAAERKERWGKNFKENEKKLREIVATTEGDTIVYGDEMITAMFFSTSNGKTETAQNYSGNPIPYLQSVESPGEEVVEAKVERHIEMPIAKWNEALGSVWKADQFKSLQLVRNQTGRVQKAVSIGFEKSGREMRDALGLASTDFDIAYDVTNEIVLITTKGYGHGVGMSQYGAEAFAQKGWTAENILTYYYSGTIIKKFEVDESECLKTSTLANNSK
- a CDS encoding M23 family metallopeptidase → MREEKPKSPSQKNKSQKNRWFWPAIYAGIAIVFVGMIWGYNAFIQKGPNETADVATDPNAPPLVETNAANEVLKFPFKEDQLDDVAIIQEYYDAEANEESRENALLVFNQTYKTNTGITLSMDDQPFEVVAALSGTVKEVIIDQFQGSRITIDHANGMTTIYSSLTGILVKEGDEVTQGQSLGTATSNEWNTVAGTHLHFEVHKDGNPVNPRSLLGF
- a CDS encoding nuclease-related domain-containing protein, which produces MLIKKRKKNLEIDGLIALDKRLRKGDENRIRIEERLYNLQAGFGGETQYDKYVTEFKPRYPHAILHDVTLCEDKIFFQMDSILITPAFIVISEVKNIADKIVVKSNPLQFIKEHSNGRRQPLKNPIVELERKIYLFENWLKKRKIEIPIKGIVAFAYNNELNIEETPSMDIMFTYEVAAHFRSLPVAKEILSKPEIHSLARKVVNSHQEYNPFPLIKRYDIQPAHILPGVICPKCNHLPMRWMQKKWICRPCGYTGKNDHESALKDWSMLIKRSITNREFRYFTQLENRNTAKKLLARSPIELQGIGRSSKYEIILEHFIQIEEKQETIH
- a CDS encoding sporulation transcriptional regulator SpoIIID; translated protein: MHEQIRRRCVRLGKMLLDTGLTVRALAKSTGYSKSTVHKDLTERLPNVDVELSEEVAKVLAYHKSVRHLRGGEATRMKWMNENKKARNT
- a CDS encoding rod shape-determining protein, yielding MFAKDIGIDLGTANVLIHVKGKGIVLDEPAVVAIDKHSNKVLAVGEEAFKMVGRTPGNIIAIRPMKDGVIADFDVTEMMLRHFINKLNVKGFLSKPRILVCCPTNITNVEQKAIQDAAEKSGGQKVYLEEEPKVAAIGAGMDIFQPSGNMVIDIGGGTTDVAVLSMGDIVTSESIKAAGDLFDNDIIQSIKKRYKLLIGERTAETIKIEIATVFPGGRKEQMDIRGRDMVSGLPRTITINSDEIREALSESVGMIVQSAKNVLEKTPPELSADIIDRGVFLTGGGALLHGIDTLLAEELKVPVFISDNPLSCVAIGTGILLDNIGKKGRY